The Dehalobacter sp. 12DCB1 region TATTTAAGCCAAGCGCGGGATTAATTAGCAAATACTAAAATATTTCTTGCCCTTGATCCAAAGTAAGTCTAGGATAATAATAAATAGTTGCTATCTTATTAAAATCTTATTGAAAGACTCTTTCGGAAGGAGATAAACATGGGAAAAATAATGAATGATCATTATATTTTACCCCAAAATTTTTATCCAATGTTGAAATTGCGCGATTACCTTCACTTGGGAATCACCCGTAATTATCGCAAAGGAGAATCCATCGTCTTCCCTGGAGAAACCATTGATAGTGTCATCTTAGTACTTTCGGGAAAATTGGGTATCAGCTTCATGCATGAGGATGGAAAGCAAAAATTTATGTATCATGCGGATCCGTACACTTTCATAGATGAAGCCCTTGGCATATTTACAAGCTCTTATGTTCATGTTTTTTCGGAGGAAGATAGCAGCGTCTGTTTTTTTGAAAAATATCAATTCCTTATGATCCTTCATGAGAACAAAGAATTACTTTTGGAATTTATTACGTGTTTTTCATCCAAACGTTGTTATTTCATGCATGAGGCTAGTGAGGCGGTTCTTTATAAGCCATCCGTCAGGATTTTACGATTTTTTTATTTACTCTGCAGTACACAAGGGAAATTGGCTGATAATGTTTATGAAATCGATGTGAAAATATCTCAAAGAGAAATTTCTGAAATGACAGGGGTTCACTTTATAACGGTCAATAAGATTTTAAGATATCTAAAAAAAGAAAATATTTTAAACAAAACAAGGAGTAAAATTATCATTTATGACTTACCACAACTAAAAGCTTTGATTGAGGATTGGATCAATCATTAAATACCGCCGAAAGGCGGTTTATTTTTTTCTATAAAAAATGCAAAAAAATTGTTCCACCTAATATGCAATGTAATCCAGGACTTATAACCGACATTGTAATAAACAATACAATAATCTTATAAAACACGCAGCAAAATTTTAGGAGGTGAGAATGATGAGTACATTCTTAATTTTTTTAGCGGGGATTCTTTTTTTAGCCGGTATCCTTTTTCTCAAATCGCGTGCCAAAAAAGAAAAAAATTGGCAGACCACGCTGGTTTGGGCATTATATGTAATTTGGTTTTTAATCACATGCATGGGGATCTCATTTGTTTACATTAATGCCAGCGTAGGACATGTCAAGGCAACAAGCACAGCGATTTTCCTGTTTGGAGGAATTTCAGTGGTATTGGCCGTTGTGCTGGCCCGCATATTAGGTTTTATCGGCATAAAGAGTAAGACAAAAGAGTCATTACAGGCTTAAAAGGAGGAGAACTGATGTCCGGGATTTCAGAAAATGGGAAAAAAGAAACCAAGCCGCAATTTCAAGTGAATCGCCGCGGTTTTCTTAAAACGGGGGCAGCTGCTGCCGCGATGAGTGTCATGGGGACAATCGCAGCCCCATCCAAGGTGGCAAACGCGGCTATTCATGATCTAAGCTATACACCTGCCAAAGGACAATGGTCGAAATTACGCCCTGTAAACCATTATGGCGGTGCCACGGTTCACTTTGTAGAAAATAACGATCAGTGGTTGGGAACAAGCAAAATTGTTGGGCCGATTAAAAAATCGGGAGAATTTAATTCGGGTTTCGGGCTTGCTACCAGAGGTCTACTGGGTGATAAGGCGAAATTCGGACTCCTTAGCCAGGGCGAAAGAAGTCCTTTAACGGGTGGCATAATGCAGGCTCTTGGGATGATTAGTGGAGATGAGACTGTCATGGGCACGCCGAGAAAAGATAAACTTCCTATTCCCGATCCCGAACAAATGTCCCAGCATATCAAAGATCTCGCTTATTATCTCAGGGCAGATGATGTTGGTATAGGCCAAATGCCTTCATACGGTTATTACGGCACGAAGTGTATGCCTCCCATAACTGTAATAGCTGCCGGTATCCTTCCGCCACAAACGCCGATCGCAGAAGTACCAAATACAGAACCGGAGTACCCCTATGTCATTACTGTCGCGGTTGAACAGCATTTGGAAACCTATTTGGCATCGACTGGGTATGACGGAATATCTGTAAGCCAGTCAATGCGTTGTTATCATGCCACAGCTAATATTGCCGTCATTATGGCGCGATATATTCGAAATATGGGCTATAATGCGAGAGCCCATCATTTTGGCAATTATGGTCTTACTGTTCCTCCGGCACTTATAGCTTCCGGACTGGGTGAACATACCCGTACCGGAGACTGTGTTGCTCATCCCAGAATGGGATTCCGCAACAAATGTGCTGCGGTTACCACCGATTTGCCTTTGGTTGCCGATAAACCCATTGATTTTGGAATGTTGGATTTTTGCAGGGTTTGCATGAAATGTGCTGTTGAATGTCCTTCTAAAGCTATCAGCCTAGATAAAGAGCCAGTGGAAATGAACGGCTACCTGCGATGGAACAGCGACTACAAAAAATGTGCCGTATTCCGTTGCAGTAATGAGGAAGGCGTCAACTGCGGAAGGTGTATGAAAGTCTGTCCATGGAATTCCAAAGAAAACTCCTGGTTCCATGAAGCAGGCCTGTGGATAGGCAGTAAAGGAGAAACTGCTTCAACAATGTTGAAAGCCATTGATGATATGTTCGGCTACGGGACTGAAATTGTTGATAAATACAAATGGTGGCTGGAATGGCCGGAGCTTTATAAAATTAATATGCCAAGCTAGTAAGTACAGTTTAACTGCATAATAAAATTATTGCGACGTATCTCTTAGTACGCCGCAATAATTTTTGTTTATTGACATATACCTTGGCCAAAATATCATTCTCTTGTTCAGAATAAAATCATATTTTAAAGTTCCAATAACAATACTAGTAATATCTACAGGCAATAATGCAGCATACGGAGGTTTTATGAAAGGGTTAAAAGATGCCATAGATTCTTTTAAAGAAGATTTGATTCATTCTGTGCAAGACTGCATTCGGATTAAAAGTGTCTCTAGCCATCACGATGGTACCCAAAAGGCCTTGGAGTATTACCTTGCCCTGGCTCATAGCATGGGATTTTCGACATATAACATAGAAAACCTGGGCGGAGTAATCGAATATGGAGAAGGGGAGAAAACCTACGGAATGATTGTTCATCTTGATACTGTCCCTGAGGGAAGCGGCTGGAAATTCCCCCCTTTCGGAGGTCTGATTCAAGAAGGAAAAATTTATGGCCGGGGCGCAATCGATGACAAAGGGCCGGCCCTCTCAGCCCTCTATGCTTTAAAAGCCTTAAAGGACTCCGGATCAGGAATTAGTTCTGAATGTAAGGTTCAGATTATTATTGGGATTGATGAAGAAGGCATTTGGAATACGACGCCTAAGTTATTAGAAAAAATTAAAGAGCCTGATTTTTCTTTTGTTCCCGATTCGAAATTCCCGGTTGTTATTGCCGAGAAGGGCCTGGTCTGGCTGGAAGTCAAGAAAACATTGAGTCAGGAATCCTCCGGCAATAGTGGGATTACGATTGAAACCATGCAAGGGGGAGGACAATCCCTCAATATTGTTCCTGATTACTGTGAAGCTACACTTAGGTTGAATGATGACCAAAAAACACAGACCAAGAAGGAGCTCAAGCTATTCCAAGAACAAACAGGATACGATATCTCTCTTGAAAAAAATGCTTCTGTTTGTAAACTTATATCCAAGGGAAAATCCGCCCATGCCTTTATCTGCAACGAAGGACAAAATGCCATTTCCCAGCTCATTATGTTTTTAAGTCTGCTGGAGCTTGAAGGCGGGCAAAAGGAGTTTATCCAAGCCTATGCCCAAAGCATGGCGATGGAATATTATGGTGAATCCCTGGGCCTCAGTCTTGAAGATCAATTGACAGGTAAACTTACTGTTAACCCAGGGTATATCCTGATTGACGAGAAGAACATTAACCTGAAGATAGATATTCGTTTCCCCGCCAAGGAGCGGCTTGACATAATCAAACCTAAAATCGAGAGAGCCTTTAGCATTTTTCAGGGAAACCTTACAATCATCGATTCACTGGAATCTTTGAGTTTCCCGGAAGATGATCCCAATATCCGTAGACTCATACAGGTCTATCAGGATTCTACTGGAGACACTGAAACAAAACCTCTGGGAATAGGCGGAACCACTTTTTCCAAAGCTTTCAAACGCGCAGTTGCCTTTGGTCCTACTTTTCCCGGAATGCCTAAAGTTGAGCACCAGCCTGATGAATATATGGAGATTGAACATCTGATCAAGTGCACTGAGATCTACGCCTTAGCACTTCAATCACTTGTCAAAAAAGAATAAGTGTTACCCTCTTAGCTCGATTTAACAGGATAGAGTTCCCCGATAATCGATAATGACTTCGTCGTACGGCACCGAAATGCCGGCCTGGACCATGGCTGTTTTTACAGCCCGTACAATCCCGGAACAACATGGTACATCCATTCGGACTACCTTGATACTCTGCGGATGATTGATTCTGATGATTTCCGTGATCTTTTCCGTGTAATAATCATTATCATCGAGTTTGGGACAGCCGATCAGCGTAATTCTGTCCTTCATGAACTTCTCATGGAAAGAAGCATAGGCATACGCGGTACAATCCGCCGCAATCAGCAGATCAGCATTTTGCAGGTAAGATGCCTGCGCGTTAATCAGATTCAGCTGAACCGGCCATTGCCTGAGTTCCGAAGGGCGTTCAGCCCCGATGTCTCCGGAATCCTGTTTTTTCTGGTCAGCGGGTATTTTTTTGATCATTGCGGCCATGGTACCTGGGCAGGAACAGCCGGATTTTTCTTTCTTTCGGGTGAGTTTCGCTTTAACCAGCTCTTCATTATAGTCTGCGGCTTCTCTTTCGATAATCTGAATTGCACCTGTCGGACATTCCGGCAGGCAGTCGCCGAGTCCGTCACAATATGCATCACTGACCAGAACGGCTTTATCATGAACAAGCTGCAACGCGCCTTCATGACAGGCGTTTACACACAGTCCGCAGCCATTGCACTTTTCCTGATCGATTTCGATGATCTTTCTAATCATTTTTATCACCTTTTTCCTTGATTTTCTGTTATTTGGCGTGTCTTTACTCTAGCGCAATAATGATTAAAAATCGGTAACCTGCGTTACAACAACTCCGATAATAAACACCAAACAAAGACAAAAAATCAATTCAAAAAGAGCCTGGTATCAAAAAACAATAGTTTTTACTTTTTTTTGATTTCTTCGTAACGGCGAAACCATTCAGGAAATACTTTTTTGAATTGGACAGGCTTAAAATTGTCTTTCCGGACCAAAATATGTTTCGTGGTTCCTTCAGCGCAGACTTCACTGCTGCCGTTAACAACCTTGTAGCCGTATACCGTCCACAAACCCTGATTTTCTTCGACCCAGGTTTTCACAAACACACGCTCACCGTAGTGTACCGCTTTTTTATAGGTTACTTCGACTTGATAGACCGGAGCATAATACCCGGCTTCTTCCATATCCAGATAATGATACCCGGCATCTTCGACCAGCTGGCATCTTCCGAGTTCAAACCATTTCAGATAGTTGGCGTGGTAGATTACGCCCATCATATCGGTGTCGGCATAACTTACCTGGATTTCTTTTGTCGAAATCAAATATGGTTCCATTTTTTTCTCCTATTCTCAACTTTTCATATTTGACAGCTATATTTGACAGCTAGTCATCAGCTATCTGTTATTTACTTTTCTTTTTAGCCTCCAGCATTTCAACCACCTTTTGAATCCGATCCATTCTGGTTTCCATTTTCTTGGCACCGGTGATCCACAGGACATAGTCTTTCTTGTGCGTATACGAGAGGGTCTCAAAGAATGCCAAAGCATTCGGAGCATCCTGCATCTGTGCCAGTAAGTCTTCCGGTACCTCGACCGTACGTTCATGCTCGTCTTTTTCAACTTCGACATTTACCAAATCTCCGGGTCGCTTCCCAATTTTACTGCGTATAGCCTGCGTCAAGCCAAGCAAAAAAACTCCATTCATTCTGACGATTGACCCCTGATATTCCACCCCATCAAAGGTAGCTTTTACTTTTACCCGTCTAGCGCCAAATACCGCCTCAACGTCAAAGGGAATTTCGACATATGCCCCGTCAATGCCTTCACGTTTTTTGATTTCCGTAATAAACTTCTGTTTCATCTGTTCACCCCGGTTCAAAGTTTCATGGAGATCCGTTCGCGAAAAAGCAGGAAATATTTTCTTTCGGCTGCGTCATAATCGCTGCCTTAATACAGTCTATTTTAGCAAGAAAACGCAACCAGATCAAAATGTTGTGAAAGGATGGTTGGAAAAATGAAACGTCATCACTGGTTTATACTTCCTCTGGTTTTTGTTTTGATCTTCCAGCTGCCGGTACCGCTTTTGGGCGCTGATATGGGAACGCCTCAGACAGGTTCGGCGGAAACAAAAATCTCCTTGGAACAAGCCTTGCAGATTGTCAAACAAAATTTTGAAATTTCTAAAGAACTGACCGAGTTTACTTCAAGCTTCAGCAATTATCAGTCCCGTCAGGTTTGGTCGCTGGACTGGAACACTTCCGGCAGCCCCGGTGGTAATTTTTCAGCCCAGGTCGACGCTGTCAGCGGAGAAATTCTGTCCATATATTCCTGGCAGTCTGTCCAGGGCAATCAGGCCTATACACTTCCGCGGATAACCCCGGAACAGGCCAGGCAAGTCGCGGAAGCTACTGTCCAAAAATTAACCGGGCCGAAATATGCCAAATTGAAATTCCTCGAGAATAAGGCGATTGTTCCGATCAATCTCTATGGCGAGACCATTTACAGCTACAATTGGCAGCGGTTTGAAAACGGCATCCCGTTCCAGGGCAACCTAGTCAGTGTACAGGTGAGTGCTTCGAGCGGCAAGGTCACTGCTTATAACATCATCTGGAATGATTTTAAGATCCCTGAAGTGAATAATATCATCAATGCCGGGCAAGCAACTGAATACTTTAATACCGCTAAACTTCTGGAACTGCAATACTTTTTGGCACCGGCTTATAAGCCATTGATCACAGCACAAAATAGTGAGAAAGTCCAGCTGGTTTATACCCTGAAAAACGGTGGAACAATCGATGCATTCACCGGAAAACCCTTGGTCCTGAACTCCGGTCAATGGCTGTTTACGAATGACCGGGCGCTAGGCGGAATGGGTTCGGCTGAAAGCGCAGCCAAATCTGTTCCTTTAACGCCGCAGGAACAAAAGGAAATCGTCGAAAATGCGAAGCTTTTAACCAGGGAAAAAGCGATTGCGGCCGTCAAGCAGTGGGTGGAAATCCCTTCGAACGTTACATTGAAAAGCATCAATCTTTACCAGGACTACAGTCTACGCGGCGGAAAGGTATGGTCCTTTGAATGGGGAACCCCAAGCGGTCCCCGGGCCCAAACGATTAATGCCAGGGTCAATGCAGCCAGCGGCGAATTAATCTCTTTCTCTGTTTACTCCTCTTCCGCAAACGCCGACGGAAGCCTGAATGCGATTACTAGCGAACAGGCCCAGACCATTGCGCAGGATTTTATCAGAAAAATCCAGCCAACAAAATCTCAGCAGGTTAAACTCAATGCGGACAACACAGCCGATTCCGTCAAATCAGCAGAACTTACCAGCATCACGTTTAATTATGAACGGATCGTCAACGGCATTCTGTTTCCTTCCAATAACATCAGCATTACTGTTGATTTGCAGACGAAGAAAATCACTTCTTATTATCTGAATTGGTGGAATCTCGATTTCCCACAATTGTCGGAAGCAATGTCTCCAGCCAAAGTCCAGGGAATACTCTTCCAGGCTAGACCTATGCAATTGACCTATGTTCTGTTGTACGACCAAGGAGAAGCCAAGGAAGTCCGTCTTGTCTATCAGCCTTCCTCAGAAAGCAGTCAAACCTCCGACCTGATGGATGCCAGAACCGGATCATTTTTGGATTTCCAGGGAAATTCCTTAAAAGATCAGCCTCAGGCTCATATCTTCACGGATATTGCCGGAAACACTGCGGAAAAAGAAATC contains the following coding sequences:
- a CDS encoding Crp/Fnr family transcriptional regulator, yielding MGKIMNDHYILPQNFYPMLKLRDYLHLGITRNYRKGESIVFPGETIDSVILVLSGKLGISFMHEDGKQKFMYHADPYTFIDEALGIFTSSYVHVFSEEDSSVCFFEKYQFLMILHENKELLLEFITCFSSKRCYFMHEASEAVLYKPSVRILRFFYLLCSTQGKLADNVYEIDVKISQREISEMTGVHFITVNKILRYLKKENILNKTRSKIIIYDLPQLKALIEDWINH
- a CDS encoding dehalogenase — translated: MSTFLIFLAGILFLAGILFLKSRAKKEKNWQTTLVWALYVIWFLITCMGISFVYINASVGHVKATSTAIFLFGGISVVLAVVLARILGFIGIKSKTKESLQA
- a CDS encoding reductive dehalogenase, translating into MSGISENGKKETKPQFQVNRRGFLKTGAAAAAMSVMGTIAAPSKVANAAIHDLSYTPAKGQWSKLRPVNHYGGATVHFVENNDQWLGTSKIVGPIKKSGEFNSGFGLATRGLLGDKAKFGLLSQGERSPLTGGIMQALGMISGDETVMGTPRKDKLPIPDPEQMSQHIKDLAYYLRADDVGIGQMPSYGYYGTKCMPPITVIAAGILPPQTPIAEVPNTEPEYPYVITVAVEQHLETYLASTGYDGISVSQSMRCYHATANIAVIMARYIRNMGYNARAHHFGNYGLTVPPALIASGLGEHTRTGDCVAHPRMGFRNKCAAVTTDLPLVADKPIDFGMLDFCRVCMKCAVECPSKAISLDKEPVEMNGYLRWNSDYKKCAVFRCSNEEGVNCGRCMKVCPWNSKENSWFHEAGLWIGSKGETASTMLKAIDDMFGYGTEIVDKYKWWLEWPELYKINMPS
- a CDS encoding Sapep family Mn(2+)-dependent dipeptidase; the protein is MKGLKDAIDSFKEDLIHSVQDCIRIKSVSSHHDGTQKALEYYLALAHSMGFSTYNIENLGGVIEYGEGEKTYGMIVHLDTVPEGSGWKFPPFGGLIQEGKIYGRGAIDDKGPALSALYALKALKDSGSGISSECKVQIIIGIDEEGIWNTTPKLLEKIKEPDFSFVPDSKFPVVIAEKGLVWLEVKKTLSQESSGNSGITIETMQGGGQSLNIVPDYCEATLRLNDDQKTQTKKELKLFQEQTGYDISLEKNASVCKLISKGKSAHAFICNEGQNAISQLIMFLSLLELEGGQKEFIQAYAQSMAMEYYGESLGLSLEDQLTGKLTVNPGYILIDEKNINLKIDIRFPAKERLDIIKPKIERAFSIFQGNLTIIDSLESLSFPEDDPNIRRLIQVYQDSTGDTETKPLGIGGTTFSKAFKRAVAFGPTFPGMPKVEHQPDEYMEIEHLIKCTEIYALALQSLVKKE
- a CDS encoding 4Fe-4S binding protein, whose product is MIRKIIEIDQEKCNGCGLCVNACHEGALQLVHDKAVLVSDAYCDGLGDCLPECPTGAIQIIEREAADYNEELVKAKLTRKKEKSGCSCPGTMAAMIKKIPADQKKQDSGDIGAERPSELRQWPVQLNLINAQASYLQNADLLIAADCTAYAYASFHEKFMKDRITLIGCPKLDDNDYYTEKITEIIRINHPQSIKVVRMDVPCCSGIVRAVKTAMVQAGISVPYDEVIIDYRGTLSC
- a CDS encoding thioesterase family protein, which codes for MEPYLISTKEIQVSYADTDMMGVIYHANYLKWFELGRCQLVEDAGYHYLDMEEAGYYAPVYQVEVTYKKAVHYGERVFVKTWVEENQGLWTVYGYKVVNGSSEVCAEGTTKHILVRKDNFKPVQFKKVFPEWFRRYEEIKKK
- a CDS encoding YdeI/OmpD-associated family protein, whose amino-acid sequence is MKQKFITEIKKREGIDGAYVEIPFDVEAVFGARRVKVKATFDGVEYQGSIVRMNGVFLLGLTQAIRSKIGKRPGDLVNVEVEKDEHERTVEVPEDLLAQMQDAPNALAFFETLSYTHKKDYVLWITGAKKMETRMDRIQKVVEMLEAKKKSK
- a CDS encoding PepSY domain-containing protein, coding for MKRHHWFILPLVFVLIFQLPVPLLGADMGTPQTGSAETKISLEQALQIVKQNFEISKELTEFTSSFSNYQSRQVWSLDWNTSGSPGGNFSAQVDAVSGEILSIYSWQSVQGNQAYTLPRITPEQARQVAEATVQKLTGPKYAKLKFLENKAIVPINLYGETIYSYNWQRFENGIPFQGNLVSVQVSASSGKVTAYNIIWNDFKIPEVNNIINAGQATEYFNTAKLLELQYFLAPAYKPLITAQNSEKVQLVYTLKNGGTIDAFTGKPLVLNSGQWLFTNDRALGGMGSAESAAKSVPLTPQEQKEIVENAKLLTREKAIAAVKQWVEIPSNVTLKSINLYQDYSLRGGKVWSFEWGTPSGPRAQTINARVNAASGELISFSVYSSSANADGSLNAITSEQAQTIAQDFIRKIQPTKSQQVKLNADNTADSVKSAELTSITFNYERIVNGILFPSNNISITVDLQTKKITSYYLNWWNLDFPQLSEAMSPAKVQGILFQARPMQLTYVLLYDQGEAKEVRLVYQPSSESSQTSDLMDARTGSFLDFQGNSLKDQPQAHIFTDIAGNTAEKEITVLGMAGLFGEYGGQFRPTENITASTFLRALYTIKNGSENNLSDTDVMKKAKEEGWIQDNLASSQIVTKEMCSQIIVRFLGLEKIAALSALFQTSFDDVPVEERGYASLATGLGILKADNSKFYPLQPMTRADAAYALIRAFETGFKS